In Elephas maximus indicus isolate mEleMax1 chromosome 4, mEleMax1 primary haplotype, whole genome shotgun sequence, a genomic segment contains:
- the LOC126074796 gene encoding NKG2-C type II integral membrane protein-like, whose protein sequence is MVSKFRFPIISCEAHCYDPGNHLPFLMASALTTTVVVITAGHCHHCPKAWFMYPNLCYYISSERKSWNESWMACASNTSNLLHRDNEEDMNFMRYFGVLMWIEISGNSTFSSKAISVSPERDKNCTFFNIYSNKTSSESCLELKTYICKHEARSFSKVRYNAVPHL, encoded by the exons atggtctctaaattcag GTTTCCCATCATCTCCTGTGAGGCTCACTGCTATGACCCTGGGAATCACCTGCCTTTCCTGATGGCCAGTGCACTAACCACGACAGTTGTAGTTATTACTGCCG GACATTGTCATCATTGTCCAAAGGCCTGGTTTATGTATCCCAACCTCTGTTATTACATTAGTAGTGAAAGAAAATCATGGAATGAGAGTTGGATGGCCTGTGCTTCTAATACATCCAATCTGCTTCACAGAGATAATGAAGAAGACATG AATTTCATGAGGTATTTCGGTGTCTTAATGTGGATTGAAATTAGTGGCAATTCAACTTTCTCCTCCAAAGC GATTTCAGTATCTCCAGAGAGGGACAAGAATTGCaccttttttaatatttacagtaACAAGacttcttctgaatcctgcttagaattaaaaacatatatttgTAAGCACGAAGCAAGGTCATTTTCCAAAGTTCGGTATAATGCTGTTCCCCatttatga